From one Lycium barbarum isolate Lr01 chromosome 6, ASM1917538v2, whole genome shotgun sequence genomic stretch:
- the LOC132645313 gene encoding uncharacterized protein LOC132645313 isoform X3 — protein MVLKQIASRKRPSKSNTGFIPPFAQPTKIPKSSNQDKNVPQIASEKSGQSQTVNSIQKMISVLADAGCTLINPSGPPCLPSDLHKLRNQLNRLFSSHSSLKSEFLQGLSAYVNSPSNLRRFLSPSKRDGLGLVRSDSLARVLLLVPSVQSDIQNLLLEKLPEYFDVEPAGNIGGRSSSLCLEEDIARLILNQFRWLDFLVDSEVFTEKLFQVLSICPVHLKKEIIGSLPEIIGEKNNKTVVDLLQEMLREDSSIIVPMLDCFSNLHLDDMLQEQVITVALSCIRTIDAEHMPYLLRFLLLLATPTNTRRIISHIRQQLKLVGASNVRTTQQSKMKGKSVVNNAEASILDALRTSLRFNKVLCQETLNELKSLEKVQDHKVIDIWLLTLIYMNSEPLQKSVEKLLKKKILEGCIVETMFDQCVSGNTDLTRDYLPTLLSISEYLLACKEDKAREFGIRMYTNLFKELVDSYSRQEVLGALITHVGSGISHEVSSAMDVMVLLASKYSQELVPLSSHITGILDYLETFSVGNLHKVYEAFSLLAFSAEVSTGPFGSPISNELLVIVRKQLSNPDLIYKKMGLIGTLKIVSYLGDAKTTKHLSSSQKSNYKEALELLETSMNSCKQLPLPLIMFYDELALTLKKKALHPAIVEWTSKHVGDFESKFLCDLDGGELMVKELYCGLEGDLWMNLDGDISPICLNILPLVSSSLRAASSLQILPANFVLLSSIEGLANQGSLAGIDALLGCPIHLPSSKYFREPLWGSLSGKQKQIIILSLYYAANWLRELLNAFCTQAADECNVVSQATREEITLKLFKRLRNLVFLDSLLNSSLRQSCFSLPELQPHLESLSLNQLDHNRDQEMKNENGNAGLSQKKKKVKKDSQASLTDGKLRQPTIMDALRKAGAVPSQEPSAGPTGTCSKGSAPEPSENQPRNLNMPANVDVSAAVEHVEAQRHKFRPLLLDCFAILAFQKTQDSCCADPASELPICLYILRDLNRKLDYYSPRRHLMVRRMSIPPAFGEMKVIEFISKIQPLFPSLRRHLDSAISGVREDTETCPDHWKIHSAFAGNPDIPNITSSRPSVSRSVIKEALQCFGKMLNIPDVQRDRSVLCDLLEAFQPISITDCFFQGMQLIPSPGDIGYLYAGAYSFVGDIFDAACAVSFALASEVLLSLESVLVSIRTILDNDLNDIGKDIRTGFSKELLSFLSKKLGTFAYKLLMQKCDGVNDIEDGQKVKAEVIQKLLRIYLENCQSTSDSLSELACSVLPQVSSHKSAVEDGCIFPTLCPATFCIWYRVMHEENLAMINRLVKEISLLEKARGGGEAEDVKCLLKNLQQSVNVIVSLVNMCKTHDKVNVRAIAVKFGGKFVDSFLKGAI, from the exons ATGGTTCTTAAGCAAATCGCTTCTCGTAAACGTCCTTCGAAATCCAATACCGGATTCATTCCTCCATTTGCTCAGCCCACCAAAATCCCCAAATCCTCAAACCAGGACAAAAATGTTCCACAAATAGCTTCGGAAAAATCAGGGCAATCGCAAACTGTAAATTCAATTCAGAAAATGATTTCAGTTTTAGCGGATGCTGGTTGTACACTGATTAATCCTTCCGGTCCGCCATGTCTACCATCTGATCTACATAAGCTAAGGAACCAACTCAACCGTCTCTTCTCATCCCATTCATCGCTAAAATCTGAGTTCCTCCAAGGTCTCTCCGCTTACGTGAACTCTCCCAGTAACCTTCGCCG CTTTTTATCTCCTTCAAAACGTGATGGACTTGGATTGGTACGAAGTGACAGTCTGGCAAGAGTACTGCTACTGGTTCCTTCAGTCCAATCAGACATTCAAAACTTGCTGCTTGAAAAGCTTCCCGAGTATTTTGATGTGGAACCTGCTGGAAATATCGGAGGGAGATCATCATCTTTATGTCTTGAAGAAGACATAGCAAGGCTGATTCTGAACCAATTCCGATGGCTTGACTTCCTTGTAGATTCAGAAGTATTTACAGAAAAGCTGTTTCAAGTGTTATCTATTTGCCCGGTTCACTTGAAGAAGGAGATAATTGGGTCCTTGCCCGAGATTATTGGGGAGAAAAACAACAAAACTGTCGTAGATTTGCTTCAGGAGATGCTTCGAGAGGATTCTTCCATTATCGTTCCCATGCTCGATTGTTTCTCTAACCTCCATTTGGATGATATGTTACAAGAACAG GTCATTACAGTGGCGTTATCTTGTATCCGAACTATTGATGCGGAGCATATGCCCTACCTTTTGAGATTCTTACTGCTTTTGGCTACACCTACCAATACTCGTAGGATTATTTCACACATCCGACAACAGCTCAAACTTGTTGGAGCATCAAATGTTCGGACCACACAGCAGAGTAAGATGAAGGGAAAGTCAGTCGTCAACAATGCAGAAGCTTCAATACTTGATGCCTTGCGAACAAGTCTTCGATTTAACAAA GTACTTTGCCAAGAGACATTGAATGAACTGAAAAGCCTTGAGAAAGTTCAGGATCACAAGGTGATAGACATATGGTTGCTTACGCTTATATACATGAACAGCGAGCCTTTACAAAAGAGTGTTGAGAAGTTACTGAAGAAGAAAATTCTTGAGGGCTGTATTGTGGAAACTATGTTTGATCAATGTGTTTCTGGGAATACGGATTTGACTCGG GATTATCTTCCTACCCTCCTTTCCATTTCTGAGTACTTACTGGCTTGCAAAGAAGACAAAGCTCGGGAATTCGGCATTCGCATGTACACAAATCTATTCAAAGAGCTTGTGGATAGTTattcaagacaggaa GTCCTTGGAGCATTAATTACGCACGTGGGCTCTGGGATAAGTCATGAAGTGAGTTCTGCTATGGATGTGATGGTCCTCCTAGCCTCAAAGTACTCACAAGAGTTGGTTCCGCTTTCTTCTCATATAACTG GCATCTTAGATTACTTGGAGACATTTAGTGTTGGAAACTTGCATAAG GTGTATGAAGCATTCAGTCTTCTGGCATTCTCTGCTGAAGTGAGTACAGGGCCCTTTGGATCTCCTATTTCAAATGAACTACTAGTGATTGTAAGAAAGCAG CTGAGTAATCCTGATCTTATTTATAAGAAGATGGGCTTAATTGGCACTCTTAAGATAGTCTCCTACCTTGGGGATGCAAAAACTACGAAGCATCTTTCATCATCTCAG AAGTCAAATTACAAGGAAGCTTTGGAGCTTTTGGAAACATCTATGAACTCTTGCAAGCAGCTGCCACTTCCATTAATTATGTTTTATGATGAACTGGCTTTAACATTGAAGAAAAAAGCACTTCATCCAGCCATAGTGGAATG GACAAGCAAACATGTTGGGGACTTTGAATCAAAGTTTTTGTGTGACCTTGACGGTGGGGAGCTTATGGTCAAAGAGTTATATTGTGGTTTGGAAG GAGATTTATGGATGAACCTCGATGGAGACATATCTCCTATATGTCTCAATATCTTGCCACTTGTATCCTCTTCTTTGCG GGCTGCTTCTTCGCTGCAAATTCTTCCTGCAAACTTTGTTTTGCTATCTTCA ATTGAGGGGTTGGCAAATCAAGGATCTCTTGCAGGAATTGATGCACTTCTTGGCTGCCCTATACACCTTCCGTCCTCTAAG TACTTCCGTGAACCGCTTTGGGGATCTTTAAGTGGAAAGCAAAAGCAAatcattattctatcattgtaCTATGCTGCCAATTGGCTGCGGGAACTG CTCAATGCCTTTTGTACTCAAGCAGccgatgaatgtaatgttgtcaGTCAAGCAACAAGAGAGGAGATAACTCTTAAACTATTTAAGCGGTTGAGGAACCTTGT ATTTCTGGACAGCTTGCTAAACAGTTCCCTAAGACAGTCCTGCTTTTCTTTACCTGAACTCCAACCTCATCTGGAGTCCTTGTCACTGAACCAACTTGATCATAACAGAGATCAGGAGATGAAGAATGAGAATGGTAATGCTGGGCTatcacaaaagaagaagaaagtgaagaaggACAGCCAAGCATCACTTACTGATGGAAAACTTAGGCAGCCAACCATCATGGATGCTTTGAGGAAAGCAGGTGCAGTTCCAAGCCAGGAACCAAGCGCGGGTCCTACTGGAACTTGTTCTAAAGGTAGCGCGCCTGAGCCATCAGAAAATCAACCACGTAATTTGAATATGCCAGCAAATGTAGATGTTTCTGCCGCTGTGGAGCATGTGGAAGCACAAAGACACAAATTCAGGCCTCTTTTGCTAGATTGCTTTGCCATCTTAGCTTTTCAGAAG ACTCAGGATTCCTGCTGTGCAGATCCAGCTTCTGAG TTGCCGATTTGTCTATATATTCTGAGGGATCTCAACAGAAAGCTGGACTACTACAGTCCACGAAGGCATTTAATGGTTAGACGCATGAGTATTCCTCCTGCTTTTGGTGAGATGAAAGTAATAGAGTTCATAAGCAAAATTCAGCCACTATTTCCTTCCCTTAGAAGGCATTTGGATTCTGCAATATCTGGTGTTAGAGAAG ATACAGAAACATGCCCAGATCATTGGAAAATCCATTCTGCCTTTGCGGGAAATCCTGATATACCCAACATTACTAGCTCTAGACCATCAGTTTCTAGATCTGTCATAAAAGAGGCACTTCAATGCTTTGGCAAG ATGCTAAACATTCCGGATGTTCAGAGAGACAGATCAGTACTTTGTGATCTTCTAGAGGCATTCCAGCCAATCAGCATAACAGACTGCTTTTTCCAAGGCATGCAATTGATTCCATCACCAGGAGACATAGGTTATTTATATGCTGGTGCATACTCGTTCGTGGGGGATATCTTTGATGCAG CATGTGCTGTCTCATTTGCTTTGGCTTCCGAAGTATTGTTAAGCTTGGAATCGGTACTTGTGTCTATCCGAACTATCCTAGATAACGATCTCAATGATATTGGAAAAGATATCCGTACAGGTTTTTCAAAAGAGCTACTTTCTTTTCTGTCCAAGAAGCTGGGAACTTTTGCTTACAAACTCTTGATGCAAAAGTGTGATGGTGTTAATGACATTGAAGATGGTCAGAAAGTCAAA GCAGAGGTCATTCAAAAGCTTTTACGAATTTACTTGGAAAATTGCCAGTCCACTTCCGATTCCCTAAGTGAGCTTGCCTGCTCTGTTTTGCCCCAG GTTTCATCACACAAATCTGCAGTGGAGGATGGCTGTATTTTTCCTACTCTCTGTCCTGCAACATTTTGCATTTGGTACCGGGTAATG CATGAAGAGAATCTTGCCATGATTAACCGCTTG GTTAAGGAAATTTCACTTCTGGAGAAAGCCAGGGGTGGTGGTGAAGCGGAAGATGTCAAATGCCTTCTGAAGAACCTACAACAATCTGTTAATGTGATTGTATCTTTAGTCAACATGTGCAAGACTCATGATAAG GTCAATGTCCGTGCAATTGCTGTCAAGTTTGGTGGGAAGTTTGTTGACTCTTTCCTCAAAG GGGCAATTTGA